Within Engraulis encrasicolus isolate BLACKSEA-1 chromosome 8, IST_EnEncr_1.0, whole genome shotgun sequence, the genomic segment tatgtatattaaaacttttttttttcgcacacctcagctggcaggtgcgtcggagatggcccatgagtcACTCAGCAGACTTAGTTATTCATGTTTGTAAGATTTATTTATGTATATAAAAGAAAAAATTAAATGACTGATTTACAGTGCCCATGACTCCATGTTGTCATCTCATCTGAAGTGAAATTGGCTCTCGTGTGTTCATCAAAGGGTTGCACAGGTGATGATGGGCAATATCTGAAATAAAGAGCTGGTATAAACACCATGGGGGGTAGAAATTTAAGGAATTCATTTCGCTCCATTTGCTCTGACCTAATGTAGCTCATTACACCCATGgcaatgacctttgacctctaatGATCTAATGTGATTTATTGTGATGTGAGTGTACGTATGTCATAGCaactaataaagttactctactctactctactctaattgaCTATAGTAGGTTAGCTCAGACCAATACATAATAAGGGGACAGCATAATAATAACTATTTGTGTCACTTTTGGGGGAAGGGCTTAATACTCGAAAAAGGCCATGCCAAAACGCTTTAATAATAAACATCGGGCATAAGACTTCTGGCAggattttttcttttgtttcatgtATGGGATCTTATGTCATGGCAGATACTTGACTATCAACCTTATTACCAAACCTAAAAAACATTTTCAACGTCTTCGACTACCACAGAATATTCGGCCTGCTAGTTCAGGCAATTTTAATGGCAACCAAAGAAAAAATGGTGGCCAATCGTGACACTTATAACGTGAatgtttttaatttttaacacCCAAGGGGTCTATAAACATTGTGGCCATCACGGATGAGTGTTAAAATGCACTGCAAAAGGATTTAACCCAGTGCTTTTGtgacatagaaggtgttcggaatattataaaaaaataataattaaaaaatgaaaaaaaatcatagatcatattcacccttatgttccCCTCAtcctgtgaatttctgtgtatatatgtttttgagagtgagagatagagagggagacggGAGACGGTGAAgtaagtgagtaaactcaatctaAAATCTCAGATTGAGCCTCTAGGGCTCTTCTCGTGCAGGGTTACAACACTGATGGACAACTGGAGAGCCAACCAATATCTTCACTCcattttccacataattcaccctctgccttaTCTGCTCAACATCTGTTCAGTAATTGTATcaaagagtttagaaaatattgatgcaCAAGCCCCCCAAAATGATTCGGGTCAAAAAAGACCCAGGAACTCCTCCTGTGTAAAAGAAATCTGTAGAGGTGTCTGTGGGGTCTTCAATTATTTTCCTGGCCTGTTTGAGCAACAGACTCCTCATATAGCCTATTACTTGTACGGTGGGATGCGCCCTAACCCCCACTACTTTTAATGCAGAGCgagtcagtctgttgatttgtgaCTAGACTTTTATTGTTAGATTCCCAAACCAAACAGTGATTGCATCGCTAGCACACTCTCTACAACAGCACAATTAAAAAAGAAGCATTACCACGGCCTGAGTCCACGTAAAAAGTAGAGCCGCTGCGGGGTCCTGGTACACACATTATTTACATGAACATTCCCGGACAGATTATTGTTAAAGTACACACCCAGATGTTTATATGACTCAACCTGATATTGTAGAAACAAAgaaggtatcgcacaccaataatcTCTTTTGTGAAGTGCTGGTCACCTGTGTACTCTAaattcaaagaaaataaagaaaatgctgcacactctgctccatgttttatttgtAGTGAAGTGATGTTTCGCCttcctggccttcttcaaactggcagctttttctttattttctttcaagcTGATATTGTATGATTAAGGTGACTCACCTGTTAAGCAGCTGAGTGGTATTGTGGTATTTTTGTGTGAGCCGTCAAAGCCTTTCAGTGTGATGAAAGTCTTTTattataatgtattattatttatatttgtttatttttaatgtGCTGCCCTATACTGTGCCTCCTCACAGTGTATCATAATATTTGATAGACCACATCTTGGTGGGGTTTGCAACCATGAAAGATTTTCACATCTCAATCATTTTATATTATCAAAGAAATCTTGAATGCCTCCTTCATGAAAGGTTTCTGTACATTCCATAATTTACAAAATATTACCTCATGGTAAACATCTGAATTGACTAATATGTTCAGTATGTATGTAACTCAATATCCATACATTATACTGCATGTACAatacagccatggaaaaaaatgagagaccacttcgaaatggaCTTCAGCAAGGCCGAAATCAGTCAGATTCATCTTTGCAAACGGTGCATCTCTGAACCCACATACAAAGTTAGATTGGGCCAAAACTTGTTTCCTAATGTTTTGACAACTCACCCGAACGCTGAGGACTGTTTTTAGAGAAGGATAATGCCCCATCCACTCAGCTTGGTCAGtcaaggtgtggatggaggaccaccagatcaataccctgacatggtcagcccaaactccaggtCCGAaaccccttgaaaacctctggaatgtgatcaataggaagctggatggtcacaagccatcaacccaagctcagaAACTTGAATTCTTCCACCAGGCCTGGAATATAGTCATCCAAGAACTATGTGAAGGAGTAATGGAACgcataccaaaacgcatgaaagctgtgactacaaattGGGCttgttccaccaaatattgaATTCTGAACTCTCCCTAAGTTAATACATTACGATTTTGTTGCTTTAAACTtgatatcatcttgttttctttgtcttttttgagatttgtaaacattgcatcttatgcgttattttgaccattttgagattttctgcaaatagatgatctaaatgacaatatgtTCTCTcaaaattcggaggaaatgttgctagtagtttatagaatgaaataacaatgtttgctatactcaaacacatacctatccaaagcaaaatcagaaaaacttaacatttcgaagtggtctctcaattttttccgTGGCTGTATGTGCAATTGAAATGTCATAATTAAACAATGTATATAAATGTAAACAATAAAGCTACACTGAACTGCTAGATACATATCCACAGAAAGAGCAACACACAATAATATCATTTTCAATAGTATGTCTATTTCTTATAAACAAATAACACTTTTAAATGGGCGATATTTTCCTTTTCAGGAGCAACAATATGTGTTTTCTGATTTCCTTAGTATTAAAGCCATACACTAGTGGATTCATCAAAGGAGGGAATATCATCACAGAAACCCCCAATGCCCTACGTAGGAAGATGGAGGCATTTGCAACGCGATGTGCGATTAAAGCAATAAATGCATTCAATTCcaagaataaaaacacaaataaatgagCCCCGCATGTCTGAATTGCTTTGCTTCTGGCATCCGACTGTTTCTTGAAAACACAGGTCACCAGGATTTGTAAGTATGTGAAAACAACTACACTTAACGATACCCCCTGGAAAAAGGCAATAGTAAACAAACCATAGAAGTTATTGACATGAGTGGATTCACAGGCTAATTTTGTAAATGTGGGGTTGTTACAGTAAATGTCAGTGACACTGGTCCTGCAAATCCTTAAACGGAGAGCCAACACGATGAGGATGAAAATCAAGATGAAGCTTGTAAGCCAAACTGCACTTATGATCTTAACCAGGTTACTGTTGGTCATTATGTTGTTGTAAGACAGTGGGGCACAGATGGCAAGGTAGCGATCGACAGCCATGGTTGTCAGAACGGTTAATGAGCCAGCACCATATGTGTGCACAAGCAAAGCCTGTACCACACATGCCCAGTATGGGATGACTCTGGGATCATACAGCATAGTGGAAAGGAATTGAGGAAAGAAGGCAGTTGCTCCCAACATGTCAACCACATTTAAATTAACAAGTAGCAAATACATTGGCTTGTGGAGGTTATGGTTAACAGCAATAGTCACAAAAACCATCAGATTGCAAAAAAGGATGGCCAGATATGTAAGGGTTGAAAAAATAAGGGCTGGGAGTCTGGCTGAGGAGGGTAAGGAGAATGGAGGTAGAGTCAACAACGTCATGGCACCTGATGAATTGGTAGACATGGCTGTTAGATCCTTTAAATGGCCAACCTAAAACAAACCAACATATGAATACAAATATAAAACTCATATTGGTCCAGCCAACCTAAAAAAACAAATCCATATAAATACAACACTACAAACAAATACTAATTAACTGCTCGTATAAAATCATTACATGTTCAGATATTAATGACAAATAATCCTACAAGATACAATGAGCAGGGCTGTGTCTGAGCACAGGGGAACAACATCACTGCTAAACAGTACCTCAGCCCACAGCACATCCTCCCGTGACTATGCTCTGCAAGCCCCCGTGAGCCATTTATATACCTACAACCCGGTTAACCAGGTCTCAGGCAATTCACAGCGAGTCCTTTGTTGATTGGCATTACGTGACAGTACTACTACTATATGTGTCGCTGAgaaatgataataaacatccCCCCGAAAGTACATTTTTCGACGAAAGGACTTCTGTTCATTTAATTGCTTCCTGGTTTGCGAATGCACTTCGGCTAGACAGGGGGAAGGCTAGCCTACAACGGCTAAAAtctacagtccaacctcaatatccaatTGCCAACAATTCACAAGATGACTTTCCATGTGAGTAATGAGTAACTCTTATCGTGCTCATACCTatagagtagggatgcaaatgattaatcaacTTTAGATtaattgtcgagcaagaggttgctcgattaaaatgtattaatcgcgattaaccgcTAGAGGGCCCTAGAGATtgttgagtagttctagttctagtcctactcaaatccatggtgcgcagattttatctattaaatcgtcattgcaacttctagagttcttgtgggtcttttggagatgtgtacttgaatctgtgattatgccaagcccaatggtgtaagttgttactgtttgaattatgagaaaaacaatctttcaagacaggcaaatgtcactgcaagcatcATTTTACTGTAGGGTGaagcttgctaggttagcttagcgtgctaactagcaaaatcacaaacgtagtcatttcaaattgtgagctgtaattttaatcactacaccctttcaggtgaatccatgttaactgtaagtgttgttgtcatagctccattcattctcaatggagcctgttagcttattagctctacttacagacacaggaaataactttttttgttcagaaacgaactttgttgacattactatccaaTATGGACAACAGCACACTacccaaaatatagcatttctttattttgaagcgtattaaattaaaatgcCTGTGGTTGGTtgacacatatgcagacaagtccggagtctgatcacgtttcactcaacgttgtctgtcatatacaggcaaggcgacagaggggggcgtggggctactacttgtagttcactcctgggtgaaaccaagcaatgcctccccaaaggtggtgtggagatgccatagaaaacggctttcttttcctaatgcataattacttgaggaatatataggcataatataatataattagtggtgggccgttatcggcgttaacgtgctgcgataatgtgagactcttgtcgcgcgataaagaaaatatcgcacgttaatctattctcaaaatatagatttggaatttgggtatgcacgtcaccatagcgtttaattgacagacgctttcagactgcgctccagtcgtttctcctctccacctgctgcttcagcagacctactaaatatgaagtgtttgcaagCTGAAAACATttatccctctgccgtggtaggtgttgtttgagtgctttttcataagtggtagactaaagagacgttattgtttaaggtgaacatagagagacattattgtgtgtgagtaggctaccagcccgacatagcctacatttcctcacgcattgcatggacaggaacacatagcctaaacaacttccagaaatcttgaatgtgccataattgcaaaacattccgtgtgatatgcattttgaagattgtcaaactgaaactgtcaatatctactctcactgaatgtttgtgttgcaatcgcgcacatttgcgactcagtgagatattctcatgtcaaacggtaataatcctcgcggttgtcgcgcttgatttttttttttttgccaactgaattcatttccagttgtaactcctctgtcgttctgactctgaaaacaactgtcaggtttaggccaaatcgccgtgtgccagtacTGCAGGTTCtagagtagcctggctctgctgagggctgctgtgcctactgagagctcctccctctcttaaaggagccgctgctctttttaacagtcagtggcagattctctctctctctctctctctctctctctctctctctctccattagaaatgctgaattgttgaggtaattttgtttaaagagcctaaatgtttgatctgtatttgcctctacaatgtatagcgctgttcattttgaaatttcagcatcttataactgtaaatgcttcctaatatattggacacactttacacatattgttgtgatttttttcatcaccaagtatcaacataaccattttttgaagatgagatgcattttggaaaaaaaagatgagctctggtctaaatgcgacatctgtcttaagaaaccacaaggttttttcggcattattttgctagcatgcctattctgaatgagcgattttgatatagattaatctagattaatctagattaatttcataattacagtgagattaatctagattaaaaaaattaatctatgcccacccctaaatataatataacataatataatataatataataaaatacaatatgggctcaatgatcataatataattctcataatataatttaatataacaatacatatactttttgaactcagtgttttaagcttctgctcacactgcacgatggaatttcactgtttaaaagttcacaacttacgactcacgtcctcacactacacgagccgacagtcggatgcgagcgaaacgCTTCCACCGtatgacgcgacaggcatgtttccctggtctgcagaggagggaacatgcacacctgaggtggagatgaggttgcgctcaacagcgaatcgcacggccctattaatttgtgcatgtgaagtgtcaaatcgggtcgtagcactgctttaactgtgcgatttacgcacgagccacgaccagaatttcaaaccgcttagattttcttgcgaccctgcgattgcacgatcgtggaGCAAAAtcccttgtcgttaccccatgtacactgcacgatgcgagactcacgattgacctgcgattgagcaagaaatcggcccgactctcaaaaagtcatgcgagtgccaaatcggggcaaaagtcgcacagtgtaagcccagcttaacatGCTCTTCTACTCAGAAACTAAAATGCCACCATGGCACCTGCTCACACTGCTGCACCAATGGCAGAGACCGGTTCACGGACACCGAATGCATTCAGAAGTTTCGTTTGGATCCGGCTGCAATAATTTACCGACTGCTGAATGAAAATGACCAGATGTCCAGCCACAGTGACCATCCCCGAAACCTGCCTTTCCTCCTCAAGGTCTGTGCTGCGTTATCTGTCCTGGCATCTGGGTCATTCCAGAGAGTGGCGGGTGACACCGTGCACATATCGTCTGTGTGTAGGTGCCTGACCCAGATCATTGATTCCATGTTGCTCCACACTGGCCGCTTCATAGAATTTCCCAGAACAGCTGCAGAACGACGTGCCATCAAAGTTCTATAGGGTCGCCGGGTTCCCCAACGTTTTGGGGGCCATTGACTGCACCCACGTCTCTATCAGAGCCCCTTCCACCCATGAGAACGTTTATCGAGGCAGGCGGCGTCGACATAGCATTAATGTCCAGGTTGTGTGCGACCACACCATACTTACAGgtataataagtgtgtgtgccaTGTTCCCTGGGTTGGGTCACGACGCATACATTCTGCACAATTCCTCGTTGTACAGCAAAATGGACATGCTGGCCAACAATGATCTGTGGCTGATTGGTGAGTAGAAGCAAAAGATCTTATCAGCAATGTGTTGTGTGTAGCATGCCAATTCTAATAGATATTTCTTATAGGGGACCAGAGCTATCCTCTTATGTCCTGGTTCATGACCCCGTCTGCCAAGCCCACCACAGCCTCTGAGGTGCTCTACAACCATGCACATACGACCATAAGGTGCGTCATCAAGCGCACCTTCTGGGTTCTTAAGAGTCGCTTCAGATGTCTAGATGACTCAGGTGTTTGCATGCTGGTAACCCTGGGTAAAGCATGCCGCATGACTACGAATACCGTGTGTTACTACATAACATGGCAGTGAGAAGAGGACTCCAAATGCCAGTCCCTCTCTAAAGAGTCGCTTCAGATGTCTAGACGACTCAGATGGTTGCATGCTGGTAACCCTGGGTAAAGCATGCCACATGACTACCGTGTGTTGCATACTACATAACATGGCAGTGAGAAGACAACTCCCAATGCAGTCCCACCGCAGGATTCACAAGATCACGACATGGATGTGCCTGATGAGTTGCTGGTGGGGAGAGCTATACAACTTCGGCAACAGATTGTCAACCAGCATTTCAGGTAAgtttgggatggtgtgtgtggaaGTTTAGCATGTTTCACATTCTACAAAATGATTTTATTGAGCGCGGAAGTTGAAGGCGGAAAAAAGGTGCAATTTTGGTTTTACTAGCAGAGGAATACAGTGAGCGTCGGGTTGCTTCCATTCTTAAAATATCCAAGACAGCGGTTcattagtacagtgtttctcaacctttttttaggcgaggcaccctctcaattcatgaaaaatttcaaggcaccccaaactaaaAAGCCATAACAtgacattgcatccgataccacacaagctcagaaaagtaacacatttgcagacgtcacacaacctacatttgaagttgcagcttactggtgCAACCTAAATTCACTTTATTGTGCGTAGGCCTAAATGACAGACGAAAGATCCCACTGACTAAACATTAATTGATTTACACAAAAAATTtgaaatttagacaaatatgtattaatttacacaatttatttatcagtcacgtttccgcggcacccctgaggggggcctgcggcaccccagggtgccccggcaccctggttgagaaacacggCATTAGTATAAGATCAAGCAGCAGACTTTGGGGACAACAAAATTAAAGACCGGCAGGGGGCGGAAAAGACTCTCCACTGACCTAGATGACCGTCAACTCATCATTCGAATGTCTCTCAGAAACCGCAGGATGACCTCAAGTGACCTACAAAAACAATGGAAAATGGCAACTGGGTTGATGTGCTCAGCAAGAACGGTTCGAAACAGGCTCCTAGAGGCAGGGCTTAAGTCATATAAAGCTAGATAAAAGCCCTTCATCAATGAGAGGCAAAGAAGAGCCAGGCTGAAATTTGCAAGAGATCATAAGAATTGGACCATAGAGGACTGGAGTTTGGTCATCTTCTCTGATGAGTCTAATTTTCAATTTTGCCCATCACCTGGGCATCTAATGGTGAGACAGAGATCTGGAGATGCCTACAAGCCACAGTGTCTTGCACCTACTGTGAAATTcgttattccaccaaatattgatctCTTTAATGCTTCGTCAGTTAGCACATTATTACTTTGTTGTTTTAGAATGAATATgatcttgttttctttgcattGCATGTTCTTAATAATTTATAGAATTAAACAGAAATGATCATTTTGCTCAAACATATACATAGCAATACTGAAATCAGAAAAAAACGAAAAATTCaaggtggtctctcaatttttgccgcggCTGTATAATCG encodes:
- the LOC134454785 gene encoding olfactory receptor 52J3-like; the protein is MTLLTLPPFSLPSSARLPALIFSTLTYLAILFCNLMVFVTIAVNHNLHKPMYLLLVNLNVVDMLGATAFFPQFLSTMLYDPRVIPYWACVVQALLVHTYGAGSLTVLTTMAVDRYLAICAPLSYNNIMTNSNLVKIISAVWLTSFILIFILIVLALRLRICRTSVTDIYCNNPTFTKLACESTHVNNFYGLFTIAFFQGVSLSVVVFTYLQILVTCVFKKQSDARSKAIQTCGAHLFVFLFLELNAFIALIAHRVANASIFLRRALGVSVMIFPPLMNPLVYGFNTKEIRKHILLLLKRKISPI